Proteins co-encoded in one Hymenobacter swuensis DY53 genomic window:
- a CDS encoding Gfo/Idh/MocA family protein: protein MEPTSSPDSRRRFLRQAGLSAALAAVAGPAVALPFTETTSPMQYDDQKKLGFAIVGLGKFAQEQMMPAFKDCKHARITALVSGSPDKAKKLAAEYGVEAKSIYSYDNFDSIKDNPAVDVVYIVLPVGLHAEYTVRAAKAGKHVLTEKPMANTPEDCQKMIDACKKANVKLMVAYRAQYEPFNLDAIARIRKGELGKVMQITADHGRIVDPTGDKADTWRIQKKLAGGGSLMDLGIYSLNATRYLTGEEPVEVTALEMSDKADPRFKEVEDRIHFTLRFPSGILATCTSSYSTEGVKRYRVFGDKAWLDLDPATDYYKHNMTIGDKDGERKISLKEGNQFAAELDHMAECVLQNKTPKTPGEEGLKDIRLIMAIYEAARTGKKVKV, encoded by the coding sequence ATGGAACCGACTTCTTCTCCTGACTCGCGGCGGCGGTTTTTGCGCCAAGCCGGCCTGAGTGCCGCGCTGGCCGCCGTAGCCGGACCGGCCGTTGCCCTTCCCTTCACCGAAACCACTTCCCCCATGCAATACGACGACCAGAAAAAGCTGGGCTTCGCCATCGTTGGCCTCGGCAAATTTGCTCAGGAGCAGATGATGCCGGCTTTCAAAGACTGTAAGCACGCCCGCATCACAGCCCTCGTGAGCGGCTCGCCCGATAAAGCCAAAAAGCTGGCCGCCGAATACGGGGTGGAGGCCAAGAGTATTTACAGCTACGATAATTTCGATTCCATCAAGGATAATCCGGCGGTGGACGTGGTGTACATTGTGCTGCCGGTGGGATTGCACGCCGAGTACACGGTGCGCGCCGCCAAGGCCGGCAAGCATGTGCTCACCGAGAAGCCAATGGCTAACACGCCTGAGGACTGCCAGAAGATGATTGACGCCTGCAAAAAGGCTAACGTGAAGCTGATGGTAGCCTACCGCGCCCAGTACGAGCCCTTCAACCTCGATGCCATTGCCCGCATCCGCAAAGGTGAGTTGGGCAAGGTGATGCAGATTACCGCCGACCACGGCCGCATCGTGGACCCCACCGGTGACAAAGCCGATACCTGGCGGATACAGAAGAAGCTGGCCGGCGGTGGCTCTCTGATGGATCTGGGCATCTACTCGCTCAACGCCACCCGCTACCTTACCGGCGAGGAGCCCGTGGAAGTAACCGCTTTGGAAATGAGCGACAAAGCTGACCCACGCTTTAAAGAGGTAGAGGACCGGATTCATTTTACGTTGCGCTTCCCGAGCGGTATTCTGGCCACCTGCACCAGTTCCTACAGCACTGAAGGCGTGAAGCGGTACCGCGTGTTCGGCGACAAAGCCTGGCTCGACCTCGACCCCGCTACCGATTACTATAAGCACAACATGACCATCGGTGATAAGGATGGAGAGCGTAAAATCAGCCTCAAGGAAGGCAACCAGTTCGCCGCTGAGCTGGATCACATGGCCGAGTGCGTACTGCAGAACAAGACGCCTAAAACCCCCGGAGAAGAAGGCCTGAAGGACATTCGCCTGATCATGGCCATCTACGAAGCCGCCCGCACCGGCAAAAAGGTAAAGGTGTAA
- a CDS encoding PQQ-dependent sugar dehydrogenase, whose protein sequence is MLPKLTIPLAAALLAGFTAPAQNVPPAATPFQMTGNIYLPNKLPATPERVASLQVPAGFTISKYAEGLDMPRMLAVAPNGDTYVSNRVKGTVTLLRDANKDGKVETTQQVAQKPHLHGLALKDGKLYIAAIREVYVADVKADGTLGELKTLYKDLPDAGQHANRTLQFGPDGLLYLSVGSTCNACDEDNPESATLLQLKPDGSGRRVYAQGLRNTIGFDWHPVTKQLYGLDHGIDWLGDEDQMEEFNQIKDGGHYGWPSIIADGKHYPANKPKSGETYEQFDARTVRPLLTYKAHSAPLGMVFYRGQQFPQAFRQDAFVTMHGSWNRAQPSGYKIVRVHFNEQGQPQQFEDFITGWLVENDKSEFGRPCSIIEAPDGSLLVSDDDNGVIYRVAYGTPGKEGKKAKKRG, encoded by the coding sequence ATGCTTCCGAAACTGACGATACCCCTGGCCGCCGCTCTGCTGGCGGGCTTCACGGCCCCGGCCCAGAACGTGCCCCCGGCCGCCACCCCGTTCCAGATGACGGGCAACATTTACCTGCCCAACAAGCTGCCGGCCACGCCCGAGCGGGTAGCCAGTCTGCAAGTGCCCGCCGGCTTCACCATCAGCAAATACGCCGAGGGCCTCGACATGCCCCGCATGCTGGCCGTGGCCCCCAACGGCGACACCTACGTGAGCAACCGCGTGAAAGGCACCGTTACGCTGCTGCGCGACGCCAATAAGGACGGCAAAGTGGAAACCACGCAGCAGGTGGCCCAGAAGCCCCATTTGCACGGCCTGGCCCTCAAAGATGGGAAACTCTACATAGCCGCCATCCGGGAAGTGTACGTGGCCGACGTGAAGGCCGACGGCACCCTGGGCGAGTTGAAAACTTTGTACAAAGACCTGCCCGACGCCGGCCAGCACGCCAACCGCACCCTGCAATTCGGGCCCGATGGGCTGCTTTACCTCTCGGTGGGCAGCACCTGCAACGCCTGCGACGAGGACAATCCCGAAAGCGCCACCTTGCTCCAGTTGAAGCCCGATGGCTCGGGCCGGCGCGTGTACGCCCAGGGCCTGCGCAACACCATCGGCTTCGACTGGCACCCGGTTACCAAGCAGCTCTACGGCCTCGACCACGGCATCGATTGGCTCGGCGACGAGGACCAGATGGAGGAGTTCAACCAGATCAAGGACGGCGGCCACTATGGCTGGCCATCCATCATCGCCGACGGCAAGCACTACCCCGCCAACAAGCCCAAATCGGGGGAAACCTACGAGCAGTTTGACGCCCGCACGGTGCGGCCGTTGCTCACGTACAAAGCCCACTCCGCGCCTCTAGGCATGGTGTTCTACCGGGGGCAGCAGTTTCCGCAGGCGTTTCGGCAGGATGCTTTCGTGACGATGCACGGCTCCTGGAACCGCGCCCAGCCCTCGGGCTACAAAATCGTGCGGGTGCACTTCAACGAGCAGGGCCAGCCCCAGCAGTTCGAGGACTTCATCACGGGCTGGCTGGTGGAAAACGACAAGTCGGAATTCGGCCGCCCCTGCAGCATCATTGAGGCCCCCGATGGCTCCCTGCTGGTTTCCGACGACGACAACGGCGTGATTTACCGCGTGGCCTACGGCACGCCGGGCAAGGAAGGCAAGAAGGCGAAGAAGCGCGGGTAA
- a CDS encoding TonB-dependent receptor family protein has product MPYRYAVPLLLLPAPLLAQTAPPDTTRAVALPEATVTGYGQQLPLRRTAAAVSTLAARDFERFPQNALTQAVNTLPGVRLEERASGSYRLSVRGSTLRSPFGVRNTKVYYQGIPFTEASGSTPLNLLDPALLGGLEVVKGPAASVYGAGTGGAVLLSGRRPAPGTSAAQVGFTAGSFGLRRYVASVETGSATGYLRATYARQSLDGYRQQSALRRDVLALDGEWQLTEKQTVGLHALYSDINYQLPGGLTRAQFLTDPRQARPGTATAPGTVQQRTYYASRTALLGSTYEARFTDRLSLRTTLYLSGSRINTPYLIDFERNTLLGGGGRTVASYRTALAGRILRLQAGAEAQTGFESSRNYQNRAGQPGALRYDDEIRTLTGFAFAQADYELPAGLLLTAGASYNRLRYRISRLSDAAANPTGYALERNFRPEVSPRMALLREFGPTLAVYGSVSTGFSPPTEEEIRPSDGSINRALQAERGTSYEVGARGILLRQRLRYDVALYDQRQRQTITTRTTDLGTQLFANAGNTRQRGVEVALNGYVWQPESVGSAAQAAGSDVMPTGLRAFVSYAYNHYRFGSYESGGQDFSGNRLTGTAPHTLTAGLDLVAPLGFYLSPTVNHQARIFVNDANTEAAPGYWTFGTRGGWRRSFGGFTLDLFGGAENLTDRRYSLGNDLNAFGGRYFQPAPARNWYAGVSLRHGKGKR; this is encoded by the coding sequence ATGCCCTACCGCTACGCCGTGCCGTTGCTGCTGCTGCCCGCCCCGCTGCTTGCCCAAACCGCCCCGCCCGATACCACCCGCGCCGTGGCCCTGCCCGAAGCCACCGTAACGGGCTACGGCCAGCAGCTGCCGTTGCGCCGCACCGCCGCCGCCGTCAGCACCCTCGCGGCCCGCGACTTCGAGCGGTTTCCGCAGAATGCCCTCACCCAGGCCGTGAACACGCTGCCCGGCGTGCGGCTGGAGGAGCGGGCCAGCGGCAGCTACCGCCTCAGCGTGCGGGGCAGCACGCTCCGCTCCCCGTTCGGGGTGCGCAACACCAAGGTGTATTACCAGGGCATCCCGTTTACCGAAGCCAGCGGCAGCACGCCCCTCAACCTGCTCGACCCCGCGCTGCTAGGCGGGCTGGAAGTAGTAAAGGGCCCCGCCGCCAGCGTGTACGGGGCCGGCACCGGCGGGGCCGTGCTGCTGAGCGGCCGACGGCCTGCCCCCGGTACCAGCGCCGCTCAGGTGGGGTTCACGGCGGGCAGCTTCGGGCTGCGGCGCTACGTGGCGAGTGTGGAAACCGGCTCCGCTACCGGCTACCTGCGTGCCACCTACGCCCGCCAGAGCCTCGACGGCTACCGCCAGCAAAGCGCCCTGCGTCGCGACGTGCTGGCCCTCGACGGCGAATGGCAGCTCACCGAAAAGCAGACCGTAGGCCTGCACGCGCTGTACTCGGATATCAACTACCAGTTGCCCGGCGGCCTCACCCGCGCCCAGTTCCTCACCGACCCGCGCCAGGCCCGCCCTGGCACGGCCACCGCGCCCGGAACCGTGCAGCAGCGTACCTACTACGCCTCCCGTACCGCCCTGCTCGGGTCTACTTACGAGGCCCGCTTCACCGACCGGCTGAGCCTGCGCACCACGCTCTACCTGAGCGGCAGCCGCATCAACACGCCCTACCTGATCGACTTCGAACGCAACACGCTGCTGGGCGGGGGCGGGCGCACGGTGGCCAGCTACCGCACCGCCCTGGCCGGCCGCATCCTGCGCCTGCAAGCGGGAGCCGAGGCCCAGACCGGCTTCGAAAGCTCCCGCAACTACCAGAACCGCGCCGGCCAGCCCGGCGCGTTGCGCTACGACGATGAAATCCGGACCCTCACCGGCTTTGCTTTCGCCCAGGCCGATTACGAGCTGCCGGCCGGGCTGCTGCTCACGGCCGGAGCCAGCTACAACCGTCTCCGCTACCGCATCAGCCGGCTGTCGGATGCCGCTGCCAACCCCACCGGCTACGCGCTGGAGCGGAACTTCCGCCCCGAGGTGTCGCCGAGGATGGCGCTGCTGCGCGAGTTTGGCCCGACCCTGGCGGTGTACGGCAGTGTAAGCACCGGCTTCTCCCCACCCACCGAAGAAGAAATTCGCCCTTCCGACGGCTCCATCAACCGCGCCTTGCAGGCCGAACGCGGCACCAGCTACGAAGTGGGCGCGCGCGGCATACTGCTCCGGCAGCGCCTGCGCTACGACGTGGCCCTCTACGACCAGCGCCAGCGTCAGACCATCACCACCCGCACCACCGACCTGGGCACTCAGCTTTTCGCTAACGCCGGCAACACCCGTCAGCGCGGGGTGGAGGTGGCCCTGAACGGTTATGTGTGGCAGCCGGAGTCAGTTGGTAGCGCCGCGCAAGCTGCCGGTAGTGACGTGATGCCCACGGGCCTTCGCGCTTTCGTGAGTTACGCCTACAACCACTACCGCTTCGGGAGCTACGAAAGCGGCGGGCAGGACTTCAGCGGCAACCGCCTCACCGGCACCGCCCCCCACACTCTCACCGCTGGCCTCGACTTGGTGGCTCCGCTGGGCTTTTACCTGAGCCCCACCGTCAACCACCAGGCCCGCATTTTCGTGAACGACGCCAACACTGAAGCCGCCCCCGGCTACTGGACCTTCGGCACGCGCGGCGGCTGGCGCCGCAGCTTCGGCGGCTTCACCCTGGACCTTTTCGGCGGGGCCGAAAACCTTACGGACCGCCGCTATTCCCTGGGCAACGACCTGAACGCCTTCGGGGGGCGCTACTTTCAGCCGGCCCCGGCCCGCAACTGGTACGCCGGCGTAAGCCTGCGGCACGGAAAAGGGAAAAGGTAA
- a CDS encoding dicarboxylate/amino acid:cation symporter has translation MKKLFSNLTVQVLTAIALGIAVGALFPAFGAALKPVADTFISLIKMLITPIIFLTVVIGIAGMGSMKKVGRVGGKALLYFEIVTTLALAIGMLVANVTQPGAGVQATAQAVMQDSKKAEEASKFTSQAGEMNWVEFFTHMVPDNVVGAFAKGDILQVLLFSVLFGLALNRMGQQAQPLMKTFDRLSHAMFGVLAMVMKLAPLGAFGGMAFTIGKYGIATLLPLGKLMLVVYATMFLFIFGVLNLIMRYYGLRLMPYLRFIKEEILLVLGTSSSESALPRMIDKMERYGCSRSVAGLVIPTGYSFNLDGTSIYLSIAVIFLAQAFNIPLSFTQQLTLIAILVVTSKGAAGVTGSGFIVLASTLAATKVIPVESVALLLGVDRFMSEARAITNVIGNGIATLVVAKSEGEFDEARHQLALQGRSVPEELQPEPAALIPRVEVHA, from the coding sequence ATGAAAAAGCTGTTTTCCAACCTCACCGTGCAGGTGCTCACGGCCATTGCCCTGGGTATTGCCGTTGGAGCCTTGTTTCCGGCCTTCGGGGCGGCCCTCAAGCCCGTGGCCGACACGTTCATCAGCCTGATCAAGATGCTGATAACGCCCATCATCTTCCTGACGGTGGTCATCGGCATTGCGGGCATGGGCAGCATGAAAAAGGTGGGCCGCGTGGGTGGTAAAGCCCTGCTCTACTTTGAAATCGTGACGACGTTGGCGCTGGCCATCGGCATGCTGGTAGCCAACGTGACGCAGCCCGGCGCGGGGGTGCAGGCCACGGCCCAGGCCGTGATGCAGGACTCGAAGAAGGCCGAAGAAGCGTCCAAATTCACCTCCCAGGCCGGCGAAATGAACTGGGTGGAGTTCTTCACCCACATGGTGCCCGACAACGTGGTGGGCGCTTTCGCCAAGGGCGACATTCTGCAGGTGCTGCTGTTTTCGGTGCTGTTCGGGCTGGCCCTCAACCGCATGGGCCAGCAGGCCCAGCCGCTGATGAAAACTTTCGACCGGCTTTCGCACGCCATGTTTGGGGTGTTGGCCATGGTGATGAAACTGGCCCCGCTGGGCGCGTTTGGCGGCATGGCTTTCACGATTGGCAAGTACGGCATTGCCACGCTGCTGCCGCTGGGCAAGCTGATGCTGGTGGTGTACGCCACTATGTTCCTGTTCATTTTTGGGGTGCTCAACCTGATTATGCGCTACTACGGCCTGCGCCTGATGCCGTACCTGCGCTTTATCAAAGAGGAAATCCTGTTGGTGCTGGGTACCTCATCGTCGGAGTCGGCCCTGCCACGCATGATCGACAAGATGGAGCGCTACGGCTGCTCCCGCTCCGTAGCCGGCCTGGTAATCCCGACCGGCTATTCCTTCAACCTCGACGGTACCTCGATTTATTTATCTATTGCCGTGATTTTCCTGGCGCAGGCCTTCAACATTCCGTTATCCTTCACCCAGCAGCTCACGCTGATTGCCATTCTGGTGGTGACGAGCAAGGGCGCGGCGGGCGTGACGGGTTCCGGCTTCATCGTGCTGGCTTCCACGCTGGCGGCTACCAAGGTTATTCCGGTAGAAAGCGTGGCGTTGCTGCTGGGCGTGGACCGGTTTATGAGCGAGGCCCGGGCCATTACCAACGTCATCGGCAACGGCATTGCCACGCTCGTAGTCGCCAAAAGTGAGGGCGAGTTCGACGAGGCCCGCCACCAGCTGGCGTTGCAGGGCCGCTCGGTGCCCGAGGAGCTGCAGCCTGAGCCGGCTGCCCTCATTCCCCGCGTAGAAGTTCACGCTTAG
- a CDS encoding MFS transporter: MPTAVSPADLTTAATPAGAGRGERVSPRRLRAILSGSVGNLVEWYDWYVFSSFSLYFSASFFPAGDTTAQLLQTAGIFALGFLMRPIGGWMFGRIADKVGRKQSMTLSVLLMSLGSLLIALTPTYQTVGIVAPVMLLTARLLQGLSVGGEYGVSATYLAEMATSRRRGFYSSFLYLTLIGAQLLALGIQLVLQRVLEPTQLLAWGWRIPFVIGALLSVVALYLRHNLDETAAFTAQPETTEDQRGSLRVLARHPRAVLTVVGLTMGGTLAFYTFTTYMLKFLVNTAHMTREAATNVCFLSLLVFAALQPVFGALSDRIGRRPLLIFFGVGGALGTVPLLTALSHTTSPLVAFGLLLLALVIVSGYSGINVIVKAELFPTEIRALGIGLPHALTVAVFGGTAEYLALWSKGVGHEAYFYWYIAGCIGISLLVFLGMAETTKTSHLNTDPAAEQLD, encoded by the coding sequence ATGCCTACCGCCGTTTCTCCTGCTGACCTGACTACTGCCGCAACGCCGGCCGGGGCGGGGCGTGGGGAGCGGGTGTCGCCCCGGCGGCTGCGGGCCATCCTGAGCGGCTCGGTGGGCAACCTGGTGGAGTGGTACGACTGGTACGTTTTCTCCTCGTTTTCCCTGTACTTCTCGGCCTCGTTTTTCCCGGCCGGCGACACCACGGCCCAGCTGCTCCAGACGGCCGGCATCTTCGCGTTGGGCTTTCTGATGCGGCCCATCGGCGGCTGGATGTTCGGGCGCATTGCCGATAAAGTGGGCCGTAAGCAGTCCATGACGCTGTCGGTGCTGCTCATGTCGCTGGGCTCTTTGCTGATTGCTCTCACGCCTACTTACCAGACGGTGGGCATCGTGGCGCCAGTGATGCTGCTCACGGCTCGGCTGCTGCAGGGCCTGAGCGTGGGCGGCGAGTACGGCGTGTCGGCCACCTACCTGGCCGAAATGGCGACCTCGCGCCGGCGCGGCTTCTATTCCAGCTTTCTGTACCTCACCCTCATCGGGGCGCAGCTGCTGGCCCTCGGGATTCAGCTGGTGCTGCAGCGGGTGCTGGAACCAACCCAGCTGCTGGCATGGGGCTGGCGCATCCCCTTCGTGATTGGGGCTCTGCTGTCGGTTGTGGCCCTGTACCTGCGCCACAACCTCGACGAAACCGCCGCCTTCACGGCCCAGCCCGAAACCACTGAGGACCAGCGGGGCAGTCTGCGCGTGCTGGCGCGCCACCCCCGCGCCGTGCTCACGGTGGTCGGCCTCACGATGGGCGGCACGCTGGCGTTCTACACGTTCACCACCTATATGCTCAAGTTTCTGGTGAACACCGCCCACATGACCCGGGAGGCCGCCACCAACGTGTGCTTTCTGTCGCTGCTGGTGTTTGCCGCGTTGCAACCCGTGTTCGGGGCGCTGTCGGACCGCATCGGGCGGCGGCCCTTGCTGATTTTCTTCGGGGTGGGCGGGGCGCTGGGTACGGTGCCGCTGCTCACGGCCCTCAGCCACACCACCTCGCCGCTGGTTGCTTTCGGGCTGCTGCTGCTGGCCTTGGTGATTGTGAGCGGCTACAGCGGCATCAATGTAATAGTAAAAGCCGAGCTGTTTCCGACAGAAATCCGGGCTTTAGGCATCGGGCTGCCGCACGCGCTTACGGTGGCCGTATTTGGTGGCACCGCCGAGTACCTGGCCCTCTGGAGCAAGGGCGTCGGACACGAGGCTTACTTCTACTGGTACATTGCCGGCTGCATCGGCATCTCGCTGCTGGTGTTCCTAGGCATGGCCGAAACCACCAAAACGTCTCATCTCAATACTGATCCGGCGGCTGAGCAGCTGGATTAG
- a CDS encoding GNAT family N-acetyltransferase, giving the protein MTETLLLIPLTAAHYPAVAAIYAEGIATGQATLATEIPTWESWDTAHLPHSRLVAQTAEGETAGWAALTPVSGRCVYSGVAEVSVYVGAAHRGQGVGLLLLRELVRQSEQHGIWTLQAGIIRENVPSLHLHEKAGFRLVGVREKLGQLHGQWRDVCLLERRSTVVG; this is encoded by the coding sequence ATGACCGAAACGCTCCTGCTTATTCCGCTCACGGCCGCTCACTACCCAGCCGTAGCGGCCATCTACGCCGAAGGCATTGCCACCGGTCAGGCCACCCTTGCTACCGAAATTCCTACCTGGGAAAGTTGGGACACAGCTCATTTGCCCCATAGCCGCTTGGTAGCACAAACAGCGGAGGGCGAAACAGCGGGTTGGGCGGCCCTCACGCCGGTATCGGGGCGGTGCGTGTACAGCGGCGTGGCCGAAGTAAGCGTGTACGTAGGAGCGGCACACCGGGGCCAGGGCGTAGGCCTACTGCTACTGCGGGAACTAGTGCGGCAGTCGGAGCAACACGGAATCTGGACGCTGCAGGCCGGCATTATACGCGAAAATGTGCCCAGCCTGCACCTGCATGAGAAGGCCGGTTTCCGCCTTGTAGGCGTCCGCGAAAAGCTGGGCCAGCTCCACGGCCAGTGGCGTGACGTATGCCTGCTGGAACGCCGTAGTACGGTGGTAGGGTAA
- a CDS encoding universal stress protein: MAAPFLVLTDFTPAADHALRYAAALAASVYTSLIVLHIRRETLLDPDAFNGSIRHLSEGEVAASLQERTQPLGVPVTVESAVEGVEAAVADAVRRHSPSLVVLGKPDTETTPDELVSSTSLKLLRATRTPLLVVPVGTQAAVPPLAVTVAADNSSISLKTQSEGIREILAHVKPRLTVVHVAEPENSDACTAALDAVQASGLVTGIQTRIHTHGVRHRRIPEGILQAATETHADLLVLVARRRSFLGQLFNRSVTSQVILHGHLPMLLLPALD; encoded by the coding sequence ATGGCCGCTCCGTTCCTTGTCCTGACCGATTTCACCCCTGCCGCCGACCACGCGCTACGCTACGCGGCGGCGTTGGCAGCTTCGGTGTACACCTCCCTGATAGTGCTGCACATCCGGCGCGAAACCCTGCTTGATCCTGACGCCTTCAATGGCAGCATCCGTCATCTGAGCGAAGGAGAAGTAGCTGCCTCGTTGCAGGAACGCACGCAGCCGCTGGGCGTTCCCGTCACGGTAGAGTCGGCGGTAGAAGGGGTGGAAGCAGCCGTGGCCGATGCCGTGCGCCGTCATTCTCCCAGCCTCGTCGTGCTGGGCAAGCCCGATACCGAAACCACGCCCGATGAACTGGTTAGCAGCACCTCGCTAAAGCTGCTGCGCGCTACCCGTACGCCGCTACTGGTGGTGCCTGTGGGTACGCAGGCTGCTGTACCGCCCCTGGCCGTTACGGTAGCCGCCGATAACAGCTCCATCAGCCTGAAAACTCAATCGGAAGGTATCCGGGAGATACTGGCCCACGTAAAGCCACGCCTGACGGTAGTACACGTAGCCGAGCCGGAGAATAGCGACGCCTGCACAGCCGCTCTCGATGCCGTGCAGGCCAGCGGCCTGGTTACCGGCATCCAGACCCGCATTCATACGCATGGGGTGCGCCACCGCCGCATTCCGGAAGGCATTCTGCAGGCCGCCACTGAAACCCATGCCGACTTACTGGTGCTGGTTGCCCGTCGCCGCAGCTTTCTGGGCCAGCTGTTCAACCGCAGCGTCACGTCCCAGGTTATTCTGCATGGCCACCTGCCCATGCTCCTGCTTCCCGCGCTGGATTAA